The proteins below come from a single Metarhizium brunneum chromosome 1, complete sequence genomic window:
- the tom20 gene encoding Mitochondrial import receptor subunit tom20: MVQTSTVVTATVATAAAAIVTYAVYFDYRRRSQAEFRRDLRRNERRQVRAEKEEAEASTRAQRDAIKAQVDEAKEEGFPTGVEEREAYFNEQVMSGEMLSSDPTKAVESALAFYKGLKVYPAPGDLIKIYDSTVPKPILDILAEMIAYDSSLDIRTRSPGGINLGDIPNVGLD; encoded by the exons ATGGTCCAAACGTCAACCGTAGTGACGGCCACCGTCGcaaccgccgccgcagctaTCGTCA CTTATGCCGTCTACTTCGACTACCGCCGACGTAGCCAGGCCGAGTTCCGCCGAGATCTGAGAAGAAACGAGCGCCGGCAGGTTCGcgccgagaaggaggaggctgaAGCTTCGACGCGCGCTCAACGAGATGCCATCAAAGCTCAggttgacgaggccaaggaggagggatTCCCGACCGGTGTCGAGGAGCGCGAGGCCTACTTCAACGAGCAGGTCATGTCCGGGGAGATGCTGAGCTCGGATC CAACCAAGGCCGTTGAGTCCGCTCTTGCCTTCTACAAGGGTCTCAAGGTCTACCCTGCCCCGGGTGACCTGATTAAGATCTATGATAGCACCGTCCCCAAG CCTATATTAGACATCCTCGCCGAGATGATCGCATACGACTCCAGCCTCGACATCCGCACTCGTTCCCCCGGCGGCATCAACCTCGGTGATATCCCCAACGTTGGCCTCGACTAA
- the Hltf gene encoding Helicase-like transcription factor → MPGPRKRGLNVVDLTGDDSGRQAKRQSAAPVSSSTGVGGTFVYNTLSNGAGHLPGPGSQNGRPPLSSSQPLTTSQMADYEREVLDLTQDDDGPARELYGTFETKIVGIQYYRGHASTGEAVLCRREPANQYDRNAIRIDNVMYQQIGHLPRKVVEKIAPYIDCGDILLEAQLTGPKGQYDCPVTLSFYGPSNPLERTRIENSLKGDKLVRATQLNKTRKESEAQRTVMGLKAGGTTHGMGSASPKEPEISLEDILKKSQSLEFRDGIDALKTFATDEEYLRNMPSCDQPAALKATLLPYQLQGLAWMTSKENPALPTKELGNQVQLWKQNIRGNYWNVATDFVSATAPQLFSGGILADDMGLGKTLQILSLILTGGSGTTLIVAPVGVMSNWQQQIDRHVKSEHLPSVLVYHGDKKMRAKELMNFDVVITSYGKLAREKDSNVPQVLLSQSIQWKRVVLDEGHTIRNARTKVALAACAINAKSRWVLTGTPIINSVKDLQSLIKFLHITGGIEHPEIFNTRITRRLVSGDASAEIMLQALMQDICLRRKKDMKFVDLKIPEKKEYLHRITFHPEEKRKYEALLTEARGALADYQAKAAGQKGQFQGVLERLLRLRQSCNHWTLCKDRINQLMELFEGQEAVPFNEKNTALLQEALRLYLESQEDCSICFDVPTAPVITNCGHVFCRVCITKAIHLQHKCPMCRNKLSDECLLEPAAEGSFDKNFDMATQSSKTEAMMQILQATLKKDGSKVVIFSQWTSFLNIIQNQLDIAGIKYSRIDGSMNTEKRDRAVRALDNDAETRVMLASLAVCSVGLNLVSADTVILSDSWWAPAIEDQAIDRVHRLGQTRKTTVWRLIVERTVEERVMDVQKEKRDLVTKAFQEKERKGKHTKDTRMADIAKLLS, encoded by the exons ATGCCAGGTCCCAGAAAACGAGGCTTGAATGTGGTAGACCTCACTGGCGATGATTCAGGTCGACAGGCCAAACGTCAATCGGCTGCTCCCGTATCCTCTTCCACTGGCGTAGGTGGAACATTTGTTTACAATACTTTGTCAAATGGGGCAGGCCATTTACCAGGTCCCGGATCGCAGAATGGCCGGCCACCTCTTTCTTCCAGTCAGCCTCTTACGACGTCTCAGATGGCTGATTACGAGCGTGAGGTTTTGGATTTGACtcaggacgacgacgggccAGCCAGAGAGCTCTATGGCACGTTTG AAACGAAAATTGTCGGCATTCAGTATTATAGAGGACATGCATCCACTGGGGAAGCTGTGCTCTGTCGCAGAGAACCTGCAAATCAG TATGATCGCAACGCAATCCGCATTGACAATGTCATGTACCAACAGATCGGACATCTGCCACGCAAAGTTGTGGAAAAAATCGCCCCGTATATT GACTGCGGAGATATCCTTCTTGAAGCACAGCTCACGGGACCAAAAGGGCAATACGACTGCCCGGTAACGCTGTCCTTTTATGGGCCTAGTAATCCGTTGGAAAGAACCAGAATCGAAAATTCACTGAAAGGTGATAAACTTGTGAGGGCTACTCAGCTCAACAAGACAAGAAAAGAGTCAGAAGCTCAGAGGACTGTAATGGGCTTGAAGGCCGGAGGAACTACGCATGGCATGGGTTCCGCAAGCCCCAAAGAGCCAGAGATATCTCTGGAGGATATCTTAAAAAAGAGCCAATCCCTAGAGTTCCGAGATGGGATAGATGCTCTGAAGACGTTTGCTACAGATGAAGAGTACTTGCGTAACATGCCCAGCTGTGATCAGCCAGCTGCTCTGAAGGCAACTCTATTGCCCTATCAACTACAA GGATTAGCATGGATGACTTCAAAGGAGAACCCCGCTTTGCCGACCAAGGAATTAGGCAACCAAGTTCAATTATGGAAACAGAACATCAGAGGAAATTACTGGAATGTCGCCACGGACTTTGTGAGCGCGACAGCTCCCCAGCTCTTTTCGGGGGGGATTTTGGCCGACGATATGGGTCTTGGCAAGACTCTTCAGATTCTCAGCTTGATTTTGACAGGAGGTTCCGGTACCACTTTGATAGTTGCACCTGTTGGTGTCATGTCTAACTGGCAACAACAGATCGATAGGCATGTCAAGTCGGAGCATCTACCGAGCGTGCTGGTCTACCATGGGGACAAAAAAATGAGGGCGAAGGAGCTCATGAACTTCGATGTTGTCATCACAAGCTATGGCAAGTTGGCCCGCGAAAAGGATTCAAATGTTCCTCAAGTTTTGCTGTCACAAAGCATACAGTGGAAACGTGTGGTTCTCGATGAGGGGCACACAATCCGCAACGCGAGAACAAAGGTCGCGTTGGCCGCGTGTGCCATCAATGCCAAATCTCGATGGGTACTGACTGGAACCCCGAT CATCAACTCTGTGAAAGATTTGCAGTCTCTTATAAAGTTTCTACATATTACCGGCGGCATCGAGCATCCAGAAATTTTCAATACGAGAATTACGAGGAGATTAGTTTCCGGTGATGCCAGCGCTGAAATTATGCTGCAGGCTCTGATGCAGGATATCTGCCTACGGCGCAAGAAGGACATGAAATTTGTAGATCTGAAAATACCCGAAAAAAAGGAATACCTTCATAGGATCACTTTCCACCCTGAAGAGAAAAGGAAGTATGAGGCATTACT TACGGAGGCACGTGGTGCTCTGGCAGactaccaggccaaggcagccggTCAGAAGGGACAGTTCCAAGGCGTCCTAGAGCGGCTTTTAAGGTTGCGACAAAG TTGCAACCACTGGACCCTATGCAAGGACCGCATTAACCAGCTGATGGAGCTGTTcgaaggccaagaagctgtaCCATTCAATGAGAAGAATACTGCATTGCTACAGGAAGCTCTTCGGCTTTACTTGGAGAGTCAGGAAGACTGCTCCATTTGCTTCGACGTTCCCACTGCTCCAGTCATAACAAATTGCGGGCATGTTTTCTGCCGAGTTTGTATCACAAAAGCTATCCATTTACAACACAAATGCCCAATGTGCAGAAACAAACTTTCGGATGAGTGTCTACTTGAACCAGCAGCAGAGGGTTCCTTTGATAAGAACTTTGATATGGCCACTCAAAGTTCCAAGACAGAGGCAATGATGCAGATTCtccaggcaacattgaaaaaGGATGGGTCAAAGGTGGTCATCTTTTCCCAATGGACGTCATTTCTGAACATAATCCAGAACCAATTGGATATCGCCGGAATCAAATACAGCCGCATAGACGGCAGTATGAACACGGAGAAACGTGATCGTGCAGTCCGGGCACTAGATAACGACGCCGAAACTCGCGTCATGCTAGCTAGCTTGGCGGTTTGCAGTGTCGGGTTGAATCTTGTATCTGCAGATACTGTCATTTTGTCTGACAGCT GGTGGGCACCAGCGATTGAGGACCAAGCGATCGACAGAGttcatcgtcttggccagaCCAGAAAGACAACGGTTTGGCGGCTCATTGTGGAAAGAACAGTCGAAGAGCGGGTTATGGACGTCcaaaaggagaaaagagaTCTTGTAACCAAGGCCTTTCAGGAAAAAGAGAGGAAAGGCAAGCATACGAAGGACACGAGAATGGCAGATATTGCAAAACTCTTGTCTTGA
- the CDO1 gene encoding Cysteine dioxygenase: MAIDVISSALSINSKSAATFPQADKFEELVLAMKKVLGPSSGLTSDDVDVGSLTDLMINYDSNPLEWSKYAYGDASRGYTRNLVDEGNGKSNLLVLVWSPGKGSPIHDHGNAHCLMKILHGSLTETRYAFPEDDDDEGPMQVISEKTYKENGVTYMADELGLHRVSNRGSDFAVSLHLYTPPNVAKEGCHIFDEKTGKSSHVPGCHYYSAYGRLLK; this comes from the exons ATGGCCATCGACGTCATCTCCAGCGCCCTCTCCATCAACAGCAAGTCTGCTGCGACGTTCCCACAGGCCGACAAGTTCGAGGAACTCGTCctggcgatgaagaaggtCCTGGGCCCTTCATCAGGCCTAACCTCGGATGATGTGGACGTAGGCTCGTTGACCGATCTGATGATCAACTATGATAGTAATCCCCTGGAATGGTCCAAGTATGCCTATGGTGATGCCAGTCGGGGCTATACCCGCAATCTCGTCGACGAGGGCAATGGCAAGAGCAACTTG TTGGTTCTCGTATGGTCCCCCGGTAAAGGGAGTCCCATCCATGATCACGGCAATGCTCATTGCCTGATGAAGATCCTGCACGGCAGTCTAACTGAAACCCGCTACGCCTTTcctgaagacgatgatgacgagggacCCATGCAGGTCATCTCCGAGAAGACATATAAAGAGAATGGTGTCACTTACATGGCCGACGAACTTGGCTTGCACCGCGTATCTAATAGGGGCAGCGACTTTGCCGTCTCCTTGCACT TGTACACTCCCCCTAACGTAGCCAAAGAGGGATGCCACATCTTCGATGAGAAGACTGGCAAGAGTAGCCATGTGCCTGGATGCCATTACTACTCAGCGTACGGTCGTCTGCTCAAGTAA
- the TYW1 gene encoding S-adenosyl-L-methionine-dependent tRNA 4-demethylwyosine synthase, giving the protein MSAVCEKTDPLQGVFGGLPGAKFDDIVELWHGHRTPIIICALVVLVVIRIYIHKLEEAEPLRALPKQFEKRIEPLSANKLPSAVNSEKPVAKPNGPRRIKGGITKKPATEETKEYDKSRPIKMMVFFSSVTTKTEKIAQQYLSTLEKSVGQLSRGTERQFLKPELHDLAEIDFEDFFVSPAKTVEDAHLFYLFLIPSYNIDTINDTLLQHLEETHHDFRIDTAPLATLLGYSVFGFGDKEGWPDEADGYCFQAKELDRWMSKLTGRKRAYPVGMGDMKSDHAERFDEWSSGVQEVIAHVASSGTLGEGAPGSGDAMESDAEDVAEDDDGEVLIGEDISGDDRESSRPLDDVEDLGRMLRTSDGKGTANGKKAPLAVDFTSYGASSAKKRTPTAPVIKEMVAKNSPTYAALTKQGYSIVGSHSGVKICRWTKSALRGRGSCYKYSLYGINSHQCMETTPSLSCSNKCVFCWRHGTNPVGTTWRWVVDPPEMIFEGVKENHYKKIKMMRGVPGVRAERYAEALKIRHCALSLVGEPIFYPHINEFLAMLHAERISSFLVCNAQHPDQLAALKAVTQLYVSIDASNKDSLRKIDRPLHRDFWERFQRCLDILREKRFRHRTVFRLTLVKGFNVEDEAEGYAQLVERGLPCFVEVKGVTYCGTSTSSNAGLSMSNVPFYWEVCEFVKALEGRLKAKGLKYGIAAEHAHSCCILLASERFLVNGKWHTHIDYKRFFELLEERGADGDWTPEDYMGEPTPEWALWGNGGFDPRDDRVDRKGRKIENIVVREAPPPDSW; this is encoded by the exons ATGTCTGCAGTCTGCGAAAAAACAGACCCTCTTCAGGGTGTATTTGGCGGGCTTCCTGGCGCCAAGTTCGACG ACATCGTCGAATTGTGGCATGGCCACCGGACGCCAATCATTATCTGCGCACTAGTCGTTCTCGTCGTAATTCGAATCTATATCCACAAACTTGAAGAAGCAGAACCGTTGAGGGCGCTGCCGAAACAATTCGAAAAGAGGATTGAGCCCTTGAGCGCGAACAAGCTGCCAAGCGCTGTGAACTCCGAAAAGCCAGTCGCCAAGCCAAACGGGCCTAGGCGGATCAAGGGTGGCATCACCAAAAAGCCAGCAACGGAAGAAACGAAGGAATACGACAAGAGCCGACCTATTAAGATGATGGTATTCTTCTCCTCAGTCACGACCAAGACGGAGAAGATTGCGCAACAGTACTTGAGCACGTTGGAAAAATCGGTTGGTCAGCTCTCTCGCGGAACGGAGCGCCAGTTTCTAAAACCTGAGCTCCACGATCTGGCAGAGATCGATTTCGAGGACTTTTTTGTTAGCCCTGCCAAGACGGTCGAGGATGCCCATCTATTTTACCTATTCCTCATTCCCAGTTACAACATTGACACCATCAACGACACCCTCCTGCAGCATCTCGAAGAGACGCACCATGATTTTAGAATCGACACAGCACCTTTGGCAACCTTGCTGGGGTACTCCGTTTTTGGTTTTGGAGACAAGGAAGGCTGGCCCGATGAGGCAGACGGCTATTGCTTCCAAGCCAAAGAGTTGGATAGATGGATGTCCAAGTTGACTGGCCGCAAACGCGCATACCCAGTCGGCATGGGTGATATGAAGAGCGACCATGCTGAGCGGTTTGACGAGTGGTCATCGGGCGTGCAGGAAGTTATTGCCCATGTTGCAAGCAGCGGAACTCTAGGCGAAGGTGCTCCTGGCAGTGGTGATGCCATGGAAAGTGATGCTGAAGATGTGGCtgaggacgatgatggcgaggtaTTGATTGGAGAAGATATATCCGGTGACGACAGGGAATCTTCTCGACCTCTAGATGATGTGGAGGATTTGGGTCGCATGCTCCGAACATCGGACGGCAAGGGCActgccaatggcaagaaaGCGCCGCTTGCCGTTGACTTCACCTCATACGGTGCATCTTCTGCAAAGAAACGCACGCCAACAGCTCCCGTTATCAAGGAAATGGTCGCCAAGAATTCACCTACATATGCCGCCCTCACTAAACAAGGCTACTCAATCGTCGGCTCTCATTCAGGAGTCAAAATATGTCGCTGGACAAAGTCGGCGCTGCGCGGTCGAGGAAGCTGCTATAAGTACTCGCTATACGGCATCAACTCACACCAGTGCATGGAGACGACGCCTTCTCTATCCTGCTCCAACAAGTGTGTCTTTTGCTGGCGACACGGCACCAACCCCGTCGGGACCACATGGCGCTGGGTAGTCGACCCCCCTGAGATGATCTTCGAGGGCGTTAAAGAGAACCACTATAAGAAAATCAAGATGATGCGCGGCGTGCCGGGCGTACGAGCAGAGCGATATGCCGAGGCCCTCAAGATCCGCCACTGTGCACTCTCACTAGTAGGAGAACCCATCTTCTACCCTCATATCAACGAGTTCCTCGCCATGCTCCACGCAGAACGCATCTCCTCATTCCTAGTCTGCAACGCCCAACACCCCGACCAACTAGCGGCCCTCAAAGCCGTCACCCAGCTCTACGTCTCCATCGACGCCTCCAACAAAGATTCCCTCCGCAAAATCGACAGACCGCTCCACCGCGACTTCTGGGAACGTTTCCAACGCTGCCTGGACATTCTCCGAGAAAAACGATTCCGTCACCGCACCGTCTTCCGCCTCACCCTCGTCAAGGGCTTCAACGTAGAAGATGAGGCAGAAGGGTACGCGCAGCTCGTGGAGCGCGGACTCCCCTGCTTCGTCGAAGTCAAGGGCGTCACGTACTGCGGGACATCGACCTCTTCCAACGCCGGGCTGAGCATGTCCAACGTCCCGTTTTACTGGGAAGTTTGCGAATTcgtcaaggccctcgaggggagactcaaggccaagggcttAAAGTATGGCATTGCCGCGGAACACGCGCACAGCTGCTGTATTTTGCTTGCCAGCGAGCGCTTCTTGGTCAATGGCAAGTGGCACACGCATATCGATTATAAGCGCTTCTttgagctgctcgaggagagGGGAGCGGATGGCGATTGGACGCCCGAGGATTACATGGGTGAGCCGACTCCTGAGTGGGCGTTGTGGGGGAATGGAGGCTTTGATCCGAGAGACGATCGAGTGGATAGGAAGGGGAGAAAGATTGAGAATATTGTGGTGCGAgaggcgccgccgccagacaGCTGGTAA